In Coleofasciculus sp. FACHB-1120, one DNA window encodes the following:
- a CDS encoding alpha-ketoglutarate-dependent dioxygenase AlkB: protein MLSAPLQLPDADIVFYPSLLDEQESDRLLTQLTETIDWRQDWITIYGRSMPQPRLTAWYANPGVSYTYSGITMHPSPWTRTLLDVKAKAEAVSGVVFNSVLLNLYRDGNDSMGWHSDDEPELGQNPVIGSLSLGGTRRFMLRHRSEKGLKHLLELTSGSFLLMQGTTQHYWQHQIPKTTRPVPPRINLTFRVIDLSLRLTSELDTD from the coding sequence ATGCTCAGTGCGCCTCTCCAACTGCCTGACGCAGATATCGTGTTCTACCCGTCTCTGCTGGATGAGCAGGAAAGCGATCGCTTGCTCACACAACTGACTGAAACAATCGACTGGCGACAGGACTGGATTACCATCTACGGGCGCTCAATGCCTCAACCCAGACTGACGGCTTGGTATGCCAATCCCGGTGTATCCTACACTTACTCTGGCATCACGATGCACCCCTCTCCCTGGACACGCACGCTACTTGACGTCAAGGCAAAGGCTGAAGCCGTTTCTGGTGTGGTATTCAACAGTGTGTTGCTCAATCTCTACCGAGATGGCAACGACAGTATGGGCTGGCATAGCGATGATGAACCTGAGTTGGGGCAAAATCCAGTTATTGGTTCTCTGAGTTTGGGAGGAACACGGCGGTTCATGCTCCGACACCGCTCTGAGAAAGGCTTGAAGCATCTACTGGAGTTAACTTCTGGTAGTTTCCTGTTGATGCAAGGAACAACGCAGCACTACTGGCAGCATCAAATTCCTAAAACTACACGTCCGGTTCCTCCCCGGATTAATTTGACCTTTCGAGTCATTGACTTGTCACTTCGGCTCACTAGCGAACTTGACACTGATTGA
- a CDS encoding GUN4 domain-containing protein, translating to MKRTIVVGLLTFLTIGCSTNLPTSSTQSPTPGAIAASPAPSSSTVQSRDVFYLSDRFGFRFVSPRGYVITPTETAQSTKPSPPLEVLEVWQQKDFLNRGNLPETPPIVSITIYDNSKRLPLTSWKGELSQNDDRPLTVAGQKAIAYTSTGLYEADNVLFSSPDGRYVFRLQGAYLQKNDSIRQVYQDTVKSFTFDAIATTSPNKWRINYSRLQSLLAAGNWRGADVETRAIFQRLQKLQGQGADLLYGSKTLLNRFPCEDFRSIDTLWSQASKGRFGYSAQKRIWQQTASRTKNPKARVEQFGQAVGWRRSQPLPENNPFGVVLAGTKWRFDSELNSTATAPIGQFPWGGISSNLLSDILSEPGCGSCTTDAIYLASDRYYDYVPALFTKLNQCQVR from the coding sequence ATGAAGCGCACGATCGTAGTTGGGCTACTGACATTTTTGACAATTGGCTGTAGCACTAATCTTCCAACATCCTCCACTCAATCTCCCACACCTGGGGCGATCGCTGCAAGCCCTGCTCCCAGTTCCTCAACTGTGCAAAGCCGGGATGTGTTTTACCTGAGCGATCGCTTTGGGTTCCGCTTCGTTTCCCCGCGTGGCTATGTCATCACGCCTACGGAAACCGCTCAATCGACGAAGCCAAGTCCCCCCCTGGAAGTCCTAGAAGTCTGGCAGCAGAAAGATTTTTTGAACCGGGGGAATCTACCTGAAACTCCTCCGATCGTCAGCATCACCATTTACGACAACTCCAAGCGGTTGCCCCTAACCAGCTGGAAAGGCGAACTCAGCCAAAATGACGATCGCCCCCTCACCGTTGCGGGACAGAAAGCGATCGCCTACACTTCCACCGGACTCTATGAGGCTGATAATGTGCTGTTCAGCAGTCCTGATGGTCGCTATGTATTTCGCCTACAAGGAGCTTACCTGCAAAAGAACGATTCCATCCGGCAGGTATATCAGGACACCGTTAAAAGCTTTACCTTCGATGCGATCGCTACCACTTCTCCTAACAAATGGCGTATCAACTACAGCCGCCTCCAAAGCCTTTTGGCAGCAGGCAATTGGCGGGGTGCCGATGTGGAGACTCGCGCCATTTTCCAGCGATTGCAGAAACTACAAGGACAGGGTGCAGACTTACTCTACGGCAGCAAAACCCTGCTCAATCGCTTTCCCTGTGAAGATTTTCGTAGCATAGACACCCTCTGGTCGCAAGCCAGTAAGGGACGCTTTGGGTACAGCGCTCAAAAGCGCATCTGGCAGCAGACAGCCTCCCGGACGAAAAATCCGAAAGCACGAGTTGAGCAGTTCGGTCAGGCAGTGGGATGGCGCAGAAGCCAACCATTACCGGAAAACAATCCTTTTGGGGTCGTGTTAGCTGGAACCAAATGGCGATTCGATTCGGAACTGAACTCTACTGCTACGGCACCAATCGGACAGTTTCCTTGGGGAGGAATTTCCTCTAACTTATTGAGTGACATTCTCAGCGAACCTGGTTGTGGCAGTTGTACCACGGATGCCATTTATCTTGCTAGCGATCGCTATTACGACTACGTGCCTGCTTTGTTTACTAAGCTCAATCAGTGTCAAGTTCGCTAG
- a CDS encoding family 1 glycosylhydrolase, giving the protein MAQRPGIFPTFFISGFECSTFLWKDKGRRNLIAETQHDRHAQEDYNILRSLGIDVAREAIPWPLVDRDGCYDFSSLDPIIEAMQETQILPIWDLCHYGYPDDLDPFSEEFTERFARYCRAAAEYVIPRLRGPYFFTPINEITFFSFCGGEWGWVAPYKTTKEDRFRFRLALCKAAIAGVKAIREVEPASRMVHIDPLVQVVAPRDRPDQIEAAHHETYVDTFLAWDILYGREHPELGGSPEILDIVGANHYSFGQMEYREQGPHQALEPHDDRIKPLCELMRWVWEHYHRPMIIGETSGMEAGRDEWLKDVMEEAMAAVNAGMDLHGICLFPAVDMPDWHTGKWLHNGIYDLVEEGDNLKRVPCEAYVAELRRWQKELNRVTTLDDDPLSDPVELQDVIDAAKRLQPEPDRNWH; this is encoded by the coding sequence ATGGCTCAACGACCTGGAATCTTCCCCACCTTCTTCATCTCTGGCTTTGAGTGTTCGACGTTTCTCTGGAAAGACAAAGGACGGCGAAATCTAATTGCAGAGACACAGCACGATCGCCACGCGCAGGAAGATTACAACATCTTGCGATCGCTGGGGATTGATGTGGCGCGGGAAGCGATTCCTTGGCCGTTAGTCGATCGCGATGGCTGCTACGACTTCTCTAGCCTTGACCCCATTATTGAGGCGATGCAGGAGACGCAGATTCTTCCCATCTGGGATCTGTGCCACTACGGATATCCAGACGATCTCGATCCATTTAGTGAGGAGTTTACCGAGCGCTTTGCCCGTTACTGTCGCGCCGCAGCAGAGTATGTGATTCCGCGCTTGCGTGGTCCCTATTTCTTCACACCAATCAACGAGATCACCTTTTTCTCATTCTGCGGTGGCGAGTGGGGTTGGGTGGCTCCTTATAAAACCACAAAAGAAGACCGTTTTCGCTTTCGTTTAGCCTTGTGTAAGGCAGCGATCGCAGGAGTGAAAGCGATTCGGGAGGTGGAACCCGCCTCAAGGATGGTTCACATCGATCCCTTGGTTCAGGTCGTTGCACCGCGCGATCGCCCGGATCAGATCGAGGCAGCACATCACGAAACCTATGTCGATACGTTTTTGGCTTGGGATATTCTCTACGGGAGAGAACATCCCGAACTCGGCGGTTCCCCGGAAATTCTCGACATCGTTGGCGCAAACCACTATTCTTTCGGTCAAATGGAATACCGGGAACAAGGCCCCCATCAGGCGCTAGAACCCCACGACGACCGCATCAAACCGCTTTGTGAGCTAATGCGGTGGGTGTGGGAACACTATCATCGACCGATGATTATTGGCGAAACCAGTGGGATGGAAGCAGGCAGAGATGAGTGGCTCAAGGATGTGATGGAAGAGGCTATGGCGGCGGTGAATGCGGGGATGGATCTGCATGGAATTTGTTTATTCCCTGCTGTTGATATGCCGGATTGGCATACCGGAAAGTGGCTGCACAATGGGATTTACGATTTGGTGGAGGAAGGGGATAATCTGAAGCGGGTGCCTTGCGAAGCATACGTTGCAGAATTGCGACGTTGGCAGAAAGAACTCAATCGGGTCACAACACTTGATGATGACCCCTTGAGCGATCCAGTAGAACTGCAAGATGTGATTGACGCGGCTAAACGATTGCAGCCAGAACCCGACCGCAATTGGCATTAA
- a CDS encoding aldo/keto reductase: MRTLKLPSGQLIPILGMGTWQMGENARNRQSEIDALRHGLDLGLSLIDTAEMYGEGGAEEVIAEAIATRRASVFLVSKVYPHNASKQGAIAACERSLQRLKTDYLDLYLLHWRGSVPLGETLEALATLQQSGKIRSYGVSNFDVEDMEEAFGLKDGKGIATNQVLYNLMRRGIEWNLLPWCRQQGIPIMAYSPIEQGRLLNNRTLKTIAGERGVTAAQVAIAWLLHQDNVIVIPKSSRIEHVEQNYAALNLKLNADELAGLDAAFPPPTKPVSLEML; encoded by the coding sequence ATGCGAACTCTTAAACTACCTTCTGGACAATTAATTCCGATTCTTGGCATGGGCACCTGGCAGATGGGGGAGAATGCCAGGAATCGTCAGAGCGAAATAGATGCCTTGCGTCATGGACTCGATTTGGGTTTATCTTTGATTGACACTGCCGAAATGTATGGCGAAGGCGGTGCAGAGGAAGTAATAGCAGAAGCGATCGCAACTCGTCGCGCATCCGTCTTCTTAGTCAGCAAGGTTTATCCCCACAACGCCTCCAAGCAAGGTGCGATCGCTGCCTGCGAAAGAAGTCTCCAGCGGTTGAAAACCGACTATCTTGACCTTTACCTGCTGCACTGGCGCGGTTCTGTGCCACTGGGAGAAACGCTGGAAGCATTGGCGACGCTTCAACAATCCGGCAAAATTCGCAGCTATGGGGTGAGTAATTTTGATGTCGAGGATATGGAAGAAGCCTTTGGCTTGAAGGATGGAAAAGGAATTGCTACCAATCAAGTCCTCTACAACCTGATGCGACGGGGAATTGAGTGGAATTTACTGCCCTGGTGTCGGCAACAAGGTATCCCAATCATGGCGTATTCCCCAATTGAGCAAGGGCGTTTGCTGAACAATCGGACACTCAAGACGATCGCTGGGGAACGAGGAGTCACTGCGGCGCAAGTGGCGATCGCCTGGTTGTTGCATCAAGACAATGTAATTGTAATCCCCAAATCCAGCCGCATTGAGCATGTAGAACAGAATTATGCTGCCCTGAATTTGAAATTGAATGCCGATGAATTGGCTGGCCTGGATGCTGCCTTCCCACCGCCCACTAAACCTGTTTCCTTAGAAATGCTGTAA